In a genomic window of Streptomyces noursei ATCC 11455:
- a CDS encoding carbohydrate ABC transporter permease, giving the protein MAAPSSPAPALRRKHLRERLRILGFLSPWLVGFSVFFGYPLIATGYFSFMHYNQIEQPAFVGLRNWRYVLTQMPLFGPALWNTLWLVVVMVALRVVFGLGIGLLVTKVKSGAGFFRTAFYLPYLAPPVAATVAFVFLLNPATGPVNEILGALGVPGPEWFNDPSWAKPSLVLLSLWGIGDLMVIFMAALLDVPREQYEAAELDGAGAWGKFRYVTWPSITPIVLFAVVTGVVQTMQYYTQALVAGKLASGVSVGPGSVIQPGYPDHSTLTVPQLIYSLGFQNFNTGAACALSLVLFAIAMAVTTLLMRKRAGLLPAED; this is encoded by the coding sequence ATGGCAGCCCCCTCCTCCCCCGCCCCGGCGCTGCGGCGCAAACACCTCCGCGAACGCCTGCGCATCCTGGGATTCCTCTCCCCCTGGCTCGTCGGGTTCTCGGTCTTCTTCGGCTACCCGCTGATCGCCACCGGCTATTTCTCCTTCATGCACTACAACCAGATCGAGCAACCCGCTTTCGTGGGCCTGCGGAACTGGAGATACGTACTGACCCAGATGCCGCTGTTCGGGCCGGCGCTGTGGAACACGCTCTGGCTGGTCGTGGTGATGGTGGCGCTGCGGGTGGTCTTCGGACTGGGCATCGGCCTGCTCGTCACCAAGGTCAAATCCGGGGCCGGCTTCTTCCGCACCGCGTTCTACCTGCCGTACCTGGCCCCGCCGGTGGCCGCCACCGTCGCCTTCGTCTTCCTGCTCAACCCGGCCACCGGCCCGGTCAACGAGATCCTCGGGGCGCTCGGCGTCCCGGGCCCGGAGTGGTTCAACGACCCGTCCTGGGCCAAGCCGTCGCTGGTCCTGTTGTCCCTGTGGGGCATCGGCGACCTGATGGTGATCTTCATGGCGGCGCTGCTGGACGTCCCGAGGGAGCAGTACGAGGCCGCCGAGCTGGACGGCGCCGGCGCCTGGGGGAAGTTCCGCTATGTGACCTGGCCGTCGATCACCCCGATCGTGCTGTTCGCGGTGGTCACCGGCGTCGTGCAGACCATGCAGTACTACACCCAGGCGCTGGTCGCCGGGAAACTCGCCTCCGGGGTCTCCGTCGGCCCCGGCAGCGTCATCCAGCCCGGCTACCCGGACCACTCCACCCTGACCGTGCCGCAGCTCATCTACTCGCTGGGCTTCCAGAACTTCAACACCGGCGCGGCCTGCGCCCTGTCCCTGGTGCTGTTCGCCATCGCCATGGCCGTCACCACCCTGCTGATGCGCAAGCGCGCCGGCCTGCTCCCGGCGGAGGACTGA